One window of Burkholderia cepacia GG4 genomic DNA carries:
- a CDS encoding MFS transporter encodes MQADLETRVARKLMWRIIPFVMLLYFVSFLDRVNVGFAAMTMNQAIGLSPTAFGLGGGLFFIGYFLFEVPSNLILHRVGARIWIARVMITWGIVSAVSAFAAGPTSFYALRFLLGVAEAGFFPGIILYLSLWFPAKQRAVAAAWFMAAAPISTAIGSPLSGAIMQMPPMFGLADWQMLYIVEALPAVVLGFVVLKCLTDAPSKAAWLQPDERDWLIAKLKSEADARHTHAGHTAGAWQALRDPRVLALALIYFGTSAGLYTLGLWAPLMVRQFGFTALQTGLLTGIPSIAAVVAMIGWARHSDRTGERTWHVVIPCVLACIGFVCAGHASTALLTVLALVVVNIGISAAKAPLWAMPSAFLSGAGAAAGIAMINSIGNLGGFVGPFAIGWLKHVTGGYAAGLYVVAGTLAVSAVVTLVLSRKGAREPVVSRVQHHH; translated from the coding sequence ATGCAGGCGGATCTGGAAACTCGCGTCGCGCGGAAACTGATGTGGCGCATCATTCCGTTCGTGATGCTGCTTTACTTCGTCAGCTTTCTCGATCGCGTCAACGTCGGCTTCGCGGCGATGACGATGAACCAGGCGATCGGCCTGTCGCCGACCGCGTTCGGGCTCGGCGGCGGCCTGTTCTTCATCGGCTACTTCCTGTTTGAAGTGCCGAGCAACCTGATCCTCCACCGCGTCGGCGCACGCATCTGGATCGCGCGCGTGATGATCACGTGGGGCATCGTGTCGGCGGTGTCCGCGTTCGCGGCCGGGCCGACGAGCTTCTACGCATTGCGTTTCCTGCTCGGCGTGGCCGAAGCCGGGTTCTTCCCCGGCATCATCCTGTACCTGAGCCTGTGGTTTCCGGCGAAGCAGCGCGCGGTGGCCGCCGCATGGTTCATGGCGGCGGCGCCGATCTCCACCGCGATCGGTTCGCCGCTGTCGGGCGCGATCATGCAGATGCCGCCGATGTTCGGGCTCGCCGACTGGCAGATGCTGTACATCGTCGAAGCGCTGCCCGCGGTCGTGCTCGGCTTCGTCGTGCTGAAGTGCCTGACCGATGCGCCGTCGAAGGCCGCGTGGCTGCAGCCGGACGAGCGCGACTGGCTGATCGCGAAGCTGAAGTCCGAAGCCGACGCGCGGCACACGCATGCCGGGCATACGGCCGGCGCGTGGCAGGCGCTGCGCGACCCGCGCGTGCTGGCGCTCGCGCTGATCTATTTCGGCACGTCGGCGGGCCTCTATACGCTCGGTCTGTGGGCGCCGCTGATGGTCAGGCAGTTCGGCTTCACCGCTTTGCAGACGGGCCTGCTGACCGGCATCCCGAGCATCGCCGCGGTCGTCGCGATGATCGGGTGGGCGCGGCATTCGGATCGCACCGGCGAGCGCACGTGGCACGTCGTGATTCCGTGCGTGCTGGCCTGCATCGGCTTCGTGTGCGCGGGGCACGCGAGCACCGCGCTCTTGACGGTGCTCGCGCTGGTCGTCGTCAACATCGGGATCAGCGCCGCGAAGGCGCCACTGTGGGCGATGCCGAGCGCGTTCCTGTCAGGTGCCGGCGCGGCCGCGGGGATCGCGATGATCAACTCGATCGGCAACCTCGGCGGGTTCGTCGGGCCGTTCGCGATCGGCTGGCTCAAGCATGTGACGGGCGGGTACGCGGCCGGGTTGTACGTGGTCGCGGGCACGCTCGCGGTGTCGGCGGTCGTCACGCTGGTGCTGAGCCGCAAGGGCGCGCGCGAGCCGGTCGTGTCGCGGGTGCAGCATCATCATTGA
- a CDS encoding shikimate kinase, with translation MTSLTVIHLNGPINSGKTTIGRALARVLPDARFIDGDDHDAPEDVPFDVQWAIALERLVMHIADARERHLVIAYPIGEAEFERLHAACAARDARLYVVTLAPPEAVAASDRGVRTLTDRERQRIAEMYREGYAARAFSDCLVDTSKASADECAADIARRAALPAR, from the coding sequence ATGACTTCCCTCACCGTCATTCACCTGAACGGCCCGATCAACAGCGGCAAGACGACGATCGGTCGCGCACTCGCACGCGTGCTGCCCGACGCGCGCTTCATCGACGGCGACGATCACGATGCGCCCGAAGACGTACCGTTCGACGTGCAGTGGGCCATCGCGCTGGAACGCCTCGTCATGCACATCGCGGACGCGCGCGAACGTCATCTGGTGATCGCCTATCCCATCGGCGAAGCGGAGTTCGAACGGCTGCACGCCGCCTGCGCGGCACGCGATGCGCGGCTGTATGTCGTGACCCTGGCGCCGCCGGAAGCGGTCGCGGCGTCGGATCGCGGCGTGCGCACACTGACGGACCGGGAACGGCAACGGATCGCCGAGATGTATCGGGAAGGGTATGCGGCGCGCGCGTTCAGCGATTGCCTTGTCGATACGTCGAAGGCATCGGCCGATGAGTGTGCGGCGGATATCGCACGCCGCGCGGCGCTTCCCGCACGTTGA
- a CDS encoding LysR substrate-binding domain-containing protein: MADTVQPADLGFFSTLAASGSLSAAARELGLTAAAVSKRLTQMERRAGVTLVNRTTRRMMLTPEGDVYLDYARRILDQMDELGELLGSAKQRPKGLLRVNATLGFGRSHVGPAISRFVARYPEVSVQLQLSVMPPPLTDDAFDVCIRFGEPPDTRVVARRLAPNRRLLCAAPAYLARHGTPGTPHELARHNCIGIRQGDEGYGIWRLTNGRGAARNTEAVRINGNLTTNDGEIAVKWALDGHGILMRAEWDIRDYLADGRLVVVLPDYETPSADIYAVYAQRHQMSARIRAFVDFLAGELGG; the protein is encoded by the coding sequence ATGGCGGATACCGTCCAGCCGGCCGATCTCGGCTTCTTCTCGACGCTGGCCGCGTCGGGCAGCCTGAGCGCGGCAGCGCGTGAGCTCGGGCTGACCGCGGCGGCCGTCAGCAAGCGGCTCACGCAAATGGAGCGGCGCGCGGGCGTGACGCTCGTCAACCGCACCACGCGGCGCATGATGCTGACGCCCGAGGGCGACGTTTATCTCGACTACGCGCGCCGGATCCTCGACCAGATGGACGAGCTGGGCGAACTGCTCGGCAGCGCGAAGCAGCGCCCGAAGGGGCTGCTGCGCGTGAACGCGACGCTCGGTTTCGGGCGCAGCCACGTCGGCCCGGCGATCTCGCGCTTCGTTGCGCGCTATCCGGAGGTGTCGGTGCAGCTGCAGTTGTCGGTGATGCCGCCGCCGCTCACGGACGACGCGTTCGACGTGTGCATCCGCTTCGGCGAGCCGCCCGACACTCGCGTCGTCGCGCGGCGGCTCGCGCCGAACCGCCGGCTGCTGTGCGCGGCGCCCGCATATCTCGCGCGGCACGGGACGCCGGGCACGCCGCACGAACTGGCGCGGCACAACTGCATCGGCATCCGGCAGGGTGACGAGGGTTACGGGATCTGGCGCCTGACGAACGGGCGCGGCGCGGCGCGCAACACGGAAGCCGTGCGGATCAACGGCAACCTGACGACCAACGACGGCGAGATCGCGGTGAAGTGGGCGCTCGACGGGCACGGGATCCTGATGCGCGCCGAATGGGATATCCGCGACTATCTGGCCGACGGGCGCCTCGTCGTCGTGCTGCCCGACTATGAGACGCCGAGCGCGGATATCTATGCGGTGTATGCGCAGCGGCATCAGATGTCCGCGCGGATCCGTGCGTTCGTGGATTTTCTGGCGGGAGAGCTGGGCGGGTGA
- a CDS encoding tartrate dehydrogenase translates to MKTYRIATIPGDGIGKEVVPAGKQVLEALARGSDRFAFEFEDFDWGADYYRQHGAMMPADGLDALRGKDAILFGSAGDPDVPDHVTLWGLRLRICQGFDQYANVRPTRILPGIDAPLKRCGPEDLNWVIVRENSEGEYAGVGGRVHQGHPIEAATDVSILTRAGVERIMRFAFRLAQSRPRKLLTVITKSNAQRHAMVMWDEIAKQIAQEFPDVTWDKELVDAATARMVNRPASLDTIVATNLHADILSDLAAALAGSLGIAPTGNIDPERRYPSMFEPIHGSAFDIMGKGLANPVGTFWSVVMLLEHLGETDAAARVMQAIEAVTADPSLHTRDLGGSATTAQVTAAVCERVANAAVAA, encoded by the coding sequence ATGAAGACCTACCGTATCGCGACCATTCCCGGCGACGGCATCGGCAAGGAGGTGGTGCCGGCCGGCAAGCAGGTGCTGGAAGCACTGGCTCGCGGCAGCGACCGCTTTGCGTTCGAGTTCGAGGATTTCGACTGGGGCGCCGATTACTACCGCCAGCACGGCGCGATGATGCCGGCCGATGGCCTCGACGCGCTGCGCGGCAAGGACGCGATCCTGTTCGGCTCGGCAGGTGACCCCGACGTGCCCGACCACGTGACGCTGTGGGGCCTGCGCCTGAGGATCTGCCAGGGCTTCGACCAGTACGCGAACGTGCGCCCGACGCGCATCCTGCCCGGCATCGACGCGCCGCTGAAGCGCTGCGGGCCGGAAGACCTGAACTGGGTAATCGTGCGCGAGAACTCGGAAGGCGAATATGCGGGCGTCGGCGGCCGCGTGCACCAGGGTCATCCGATCGAGGCCGCGACCGACGTGTCGATCCTCACGCGGGCCGGCGTCGAACGCATCATGCGTTTCGCGTTCCGGCTCGCGCAGTCGCGCCCGCGCAAGCTGCTGACCGTGATCACGAAGAGCAACGCGCAGCGTCACGCGATGGTGATGTGGGACGAGATCGCGAAGCAGATCGCGCAGGAATTCCCCGACGTCACGTGGGACAAGGAACTCGTCGACGCCGCGACCGCGCGCATGGTGAACCGCCCGGCGTCGCTCGACACGATCGTCGCGACCAACCTGCACGCGGACATCCTCAGCGATCTCGCCGCTGCGCTCGCCGGCAGCCTCGGCATCGCGCCGACCGGCAACATCGATCCGGAGCGCCGCTATCCGTCGATGTTCGAGCCGATCCACGGCTCTGCGTTCGACATCATGGGCAAGGGGCTCGCGAATCCGGTCGGCACGTTCTGGTCGGTCGTGATGCTGCTCGAGCATCTCGGCGAGACCGACGCGGCCGCGCGCGTGATGCAGGCGATCGAGGCCGTGACGGCCGACCCGTCGCTGCATACGCGCGACCTCGGCGGCAGCGCGACGACCGCGCAGGTGACGGCCGCCGTCTGCGAGCGCGTCGCGAACGCGGCGGTCGCAGCCTGA